One Methylobacterium oryzae DNA window includes the following coding sequences:
- a CDS encoding MDR family MFS transporter: MPKSLETRRPLVLAAVMASMFMIAIEATIVSTAMPQIAGHLGDLHLYAWVFASFLLTQTATTVVFGKLSDLYGRRPVLLFGIAVFLAGSLLCGLAWSMPSLILFRLIQGVGAGAIQPVSLTVIGDLYAVRERGKVQGYLASVWGISSVAGPLVGGLIIGHLSWPWIFWINLPIGVIAAGLFLCFLHEGVERRPRQIDAIGAALFTAAIAALMIALTEAGESAEAALWPAVAFVVAATLFVVQERRAPDPMLDIRLWLQRPIATANTATLLSGMTVIGLTAFLPMYVQGVMRQSPLIAGLTLTLMVLGWPIGATTAARSFVRFGLRPILLVGATLLPLGAVAFVALGPDTSPAVAACGSVVMGLGMGFLSTAAIVIIQDSVAWAQRGAATASNIFSRNLGSTLGATVLGAVLNYRLANPSSGPAVNSDQLRRLLDDPASLGAGGEAIRAGLEHALHGTFWTVFAVAGLTLLLSLLVPPVAISDRPRELAVE; the protein is encoded by the coding sequence ATGCCCAAGTCCCTCGAGACGCGCCGCCCGCTGGTCCTCGCCGCGGTGATGGCGTCGATGTTCATGATCGCCATCGAGGCGACGATCGTCTCGACGGCGATGCCGCAGATCGCCGGTCATCTCGGCGACCTTCACCTCTACGCCTGGGTGTTCGCGTCCTTCCTGCTGACGCAGACGGCCACCACGGTGGTGTTCGGCAAGCTCTCGGACCTCTACGGACGCCGGCCAGTCCTGCTGTTCGGCATCGCGGTGTTCCTGGCGGGCTCCCTCCTGTGCGGGCTCGCGTGGTCGATGCCCTCGCTGATCCTGTTCCGCCTCATCCAGGGCGTCGGCGCCGGGGCGATCCAGCCGGTGAGCCTGACCGTCATCGGCGACCTTTACGCGGTGCGGGAACGCGGCAAGGTCCAGGGCTACCTCGCGAGTGTCTGGGGGATCTCGTCGGTGGCCGGCCCGCTGGTCGGCGGCCTGATCATCGGCCACCTGAGCTGGCCCTGGATCTTCTGGATCAACCTGCCGATCGGCGTGATCGCGGCCGGCCTGTTCCTGTGCTTCCTCCACGAGGGCGTCGAGCGCCGCCCGCGCCAGATCGACGCGATCGGTGCGGCCCTGTTCACCGCCGCCATCGCGGCGCTGATGATCGCGCTGACCGAGGCGGGCGAGTCGGCCGAAGCCGCCCTGTGGCCGGCGGTGGCCTTCGTGGTGGCCGCGACTCTGTTCGTCGTCCAGGAGCGGCGCGCGCCGGACCCGATGCTCGACATCCGCCTGTGGTTGCAGCGCCCCATCGCGACCGCCAACACCGCGACGCTGCTCTCCGGCATGACGGTGATCGGGCTCACGGCGTTCCTGCCGATGTACGTGCAGGGCGTCATGCGGCAGTCGCCCCTGATCGCCGGACTGACCCTGACCCTGATGGTGCTCGGCTGGCCGATCGGCGCCACGACGGCGGCGCGCAGCTTCGTGCGGTTCGGCCTGCGCCCGATCCTGCTGGTCGGCGCGACGCTCCTGCCCCTCGGCGCGGTCGCCTTCGTGGCTCTCGGGCCCGATACCTCCCCGGCGGTGGCGGCCTGCGGCTCGGTCGTGATGGGGCTCGGCATGGGCTTCCTGTCCACGGCCGCCATCGTGATCATCCAGGACAGCGTCGCCTGGGCGCAGCGCGGGGCGGCGACGGCCTCCAACATCTTCTCGCGCAACCTCGGCTCGACCCTCGGCGCGACCGTCCTCGGGGCGGTGCTGAATTACCGGCTCGCGAACCCGTCGAGCGGCCCGGCGGTGAACTCCGATCAGCTGCGGCGCCTGCTCGACGATCCGGCAAGTCTCGGGGCCGGCGGCGAGGCGATCCGGGCCGGCTTGGAGCACGCCCTGCACGGCACGTTCTGGACGGTGTTCGCCGTGGCGGGGCTGACCCTGCTCCTGTCGCTGCTGGTCCCGCCGGTGGCGATCTCCGACCGGCCGCGCGAGCTCGCCGTCGAGTAG
- a CDS encoding MFS transporter has protein sequence MDARTAPHPGAHHSTLDRKSVGAVVLGNALEFYDFTVYAFFAKPIGEAFFPANDPTHSLLASLALFGIGYVMRPIGGVLIGAFADRAGRKPAMLITIALMAVGMLMLAACPSYATIGGWAQVIVIAGRLVQGLALGGEVGPSTAFLLEAAPPDRRGFVTSWQIASQGCAALFAGIIATALALAVGDQAMAQWGWRLMFALGLCVVPVGLIIRSHLPETAGAEEDPHAAASTMAVVGRLLREHGRLLGLTFLVIAASTVSNAVGTNMPVFAGATLGLSETAATAVPIALGLASVIFPLLGGWLADRYGRRPVMIWPRALILILAVPAFAWVVRAPSAASVYAVTFLLSALSSINAAAVIVGIPEALPRAVRSAGLSIVYAVSVSVFGGSTNYVVNWLIAATGDRLAPAYYLAAFSLVGTIAAFLLPETRGRDLDADAEA, from the coding sequence ATGGACGCCCGGACCGCACCGCATCCCGGCGCGCATCATTCGACTCTCGACCGCAAGTCGGTCGGGGCCGTCGTCCTGGGCAACGCCCTCGAATTCTACGACTTCACCGTCTACGCCTTCTTCGCCAAGCCGATCGGCGAGGCCTTCTTCCCGGCGAACGACCCGACCCACAGCCTGCTGGCATCGCTCGCCCTGTTCGGCATCGGCTACGTCATGCGGCCCATCGGCGGTGTGCTGATCGGCGCCTTCGCGGACCGGGCCGGCCGCAAGCCCGCGATGCTGATCACCATCGCGCTGATGGCCGTCGGCATGCTCATGCTGGCCGCCTGCCCCTCCTACGCGACGATCGGCGGCTGGGCGCAGGTCATCGTCATCGCCGGACGCCTCGTGCAGGGCCTCGCCCTCGGCGGCGAGGTCGGTCCCTCGACCGCCTTCCTGCTGGAGGCCGCGCCCCCGGACCGGCGCGGCTTCGTGACGAGCTGGCAGATCGCCAGCCAGGGCTGCGCCGCCCTGTTCGCCGGGATCATCGCGACCGCCCTGGCGCTCGCGGTCGGCGACCAAGCGATGGCGCAGTGGGGCTGGCGGCTGATGTTCGCCCTCGGCCTGTGCGTCGTACCGGTCGGCCTCATCATCCGCAGCCACCTGCCCGAGACCGCCGGCGCCGAGGAGGATCCGCACGCGGCGGCCTCGACGATGGCGGTGGTCGGCCGGCTCCTGCGCGAGCACGGCCGCCTGCTGGGCCTGACCTTCCTGGTCATCGCGGCCTCGACCGTGTCGAACGCGGTCGGCACCAACATGCCGGTCTTCGCAGGCGCGACCCTCGGCCTGAGCGAGACCGCCGCCACGGCGGTGCCGATCGCCCTCGGGCTCGCCTCGGTGATCTTCCCGCTGCTCGGCGGCTGGCTGGCCGACCGGTACGGGCGGCGACCGGTGATGATCTGGCCGCGGGCGCTGATCCTGATCCTGGCGGTCCCGGCCTTCGCCTGGGTGGTGCGGGCGCCGAGCGCTGCCAGCGTCTACGCGGTCACCTTCCTGCTCTCGGCGCTGTCGTCCATCAACGCGGCGGCCGTGATCGTCGGCATTCCCGAGGCCCTGCCGCGGGCGGTGCGCAGCGCCGGGTTGTCGATCGTCTACGCGGTCTCCGTCTCGGTGTTCGGCGGCAGCACGAACTACGTGGTGAACTGGCTGATCGCCGCGACCGGCGACCGGCTCGCGCCGGCCTACTACCTCGCCGCGTTCAGCCTCGTCGGGACGATCGCCGCGTTCCTGCTGCCCGAGACCCGCGGAAGGGACCTCGACGCCGACGCGGAGGCCTGA
- the xseA gene encoding exodeoxyribonuclease VII large subunit, translated as MPLVPPPRPAAQQAADIPPTSVLNANQPEWSVGELAGALKRTLEDAFGHVRLRGEISGYRGQHGSGHAYFSLKDGQARIDAVVWKGVFGRLRQRPQEGLEVVATGRITTFAGKSSYQIVIESLEPAGLGAWMALLEERKKQLAAEGLFAPDHKRPIPYLPRVVGVVTSPTGAVIRDILHRLEDRFPRPVLVWPVRVQGDGAAEEVAAAIRGFNALPAGGPIPRPDVLIVARGGGSIEDLWAFNEECVVRAAFASAIPLISAVGHETDTTLIDYVSDRRAPTPTGAAEMAVPVRADLIATVADLSARGRGAVGRRIDRDRSDLRALGRALPSADALLAAKRQRLDLAEARLAPALAAGASRHRARLQLLLDRMARRSPDVALANARARLARIDHRPLHALRNDVQRKGEALVQLGRRLVVAREASLERARALQARRTDRLLALSERLAQAGARGIERRRDRLDGLAGLLGSLSYRAVLDRGYVLVRDAAGLPVRRAAEAAAAQRLSLQFADGTVTAVPDGTADPSLSAAPSPSAKPARRGGAAAPATAGKRTGASPAPTRQGSLFDA; from the coding sequence ATGCCCCTCGTGCCGCCCCCGCGCCCCGCAGCCCAGCAAGCGGCGGACATCCCGCCGACCAGCGTGCTCAACGCCAACCAGCCGGAATGGTCGGTCGGCGAGCTCGCGGGCGCCCTGAAGCGCACCCTCGAGGACGCCTTCGGGCACGTCCGGCTGCGCGGGGAGATCTCGGGGTATCGCGGCCAGCACGGCTCGGGCCACGCCTATTTCTCCCTGAAGGACGGGCAGGCGCGGATCGACGCGGTGGTCTGGAAGGGCGTGTTCGGACGCCTGCGCCAGCGGCCGCAGGAGGGGTTGGAAGTCGTCGCCACCGGCCGCATCACGACCTTCGCGGGCAAGTCCTCGTACCAGATCGTCATCGAGAGCCTGGAGCCCGCGGGGCTCGGCGCCTGGATGGCGCTCCTGGAGGAGCGCAAGAAGCAGCTCGCGGCCGAGGGCCTCTTCGCGCCGGACCACAAGCGGCCGATCCCCTACCTGCCGCGGGTCGTCGGCGTCGTCACCTCGCCGACCGGCGCGGTGATCCGCGACATCCTCCACCGGCTGGAGGACCGCTTTCCCCGTCCGGTCCTCGTCTGGCCGGTGCGGGTCCAGGGCGACGGCGCGGCCGAGGAGGTCGCGGCCGCGATCCGCGGCTTCAACGCCCTCCCGGCCGGGGGGCCGATCCCGCGCCCGGACGTGCTCATCGTGGCCCGCGGCGGCGGCTCGATCGAGGATCTCTGGGCCTTCAACGAGGAATGCGTCGTCCGCGCCGCCTTCGCGAGCGCGATCCCGCTGATCTCGGCGGTGGGGCACGAGACCGACACCACGCTGATCGACTACGTCTCGGACCGCCGCGCGCCGACCCCGACGGGCGCCGCCGAGATGGCGGTGCCGGTCCGCGCCGACCTGATCGCCACGGTGGCGGACCTGTCGGCCCGCGGCCGGGGGGCGGTCGGGCGCCGGATCGACCGCGACCGGTCGGACCTGCGCGCCCTCGGACGCGCCCTTCCGAGCGCCGACGCCCTGCTGGCGGCCAAGCGCCAGCGGCTCGACCTCGCCGAGGCGCGCCTCGCCCCGGCGCTGGCGGCGGGCGCGAGCCGCCACCGCGCGCGGCTCCAGCTGCTCCTCGACCGGATGGCCCGCCGCTCGCCCGACGTGGCCCTCGCCAACGCCCGCGCCCGGCTGGCGCGGATCGACCACCGGCCGCTCCACGCCCTGCGCAACGACGTCCAGCGCAAGGGCGAGGCCCTGGTCCAGCTCGGGCGCCGCCTCGTCGTCGCACGCGAGGCCAGCCTGGAACGGGCCCGGGCGCTGCAGGCGCGCCGCACCGACCGGCTCCTCGCCTTGTCGGAGCGCCTCGCCCAGGCGGGCGCGCGCGGGATCGAGCGTCGTCGCGACCGGCTCGACGGTCTGGCGGGCCTGCTCGGCTCACTCAGCTACCGCGCGGTGCTCGACCGGGGCTACGTGCTGGTACGCGACGCCGCGGGGCTGCCCGTCCGCCGCGCCGCGGAGGCGGCGGCCGCCCAGCGCCTCAGCCTGCAATTCGCCGACGGGACCGTGACGGCCGTGCCCGATGGGACTGCCGATCCGTCCCTGTCGGCCGCTCCATCCCCGTCCGCGAAGCCCGCCCGGCGCGGCGGCGCGGCCGCGCCGGCGACGGCCGGCAAACGGACCGGCGCGAGCCCCGCCCCGACGCGGCAGGGCTCGCTGTTCGACGCCTGA
- a CDS encoding ribosome modulation factor — protein sequence MDTPPNDLDARALGRAAPAKGLAREACPYAEGTEARALWLAGYDAALAEGETPVTGGLAKHPVDGSAR from the coding sequence ATGGATACGCCACCGAACGACCTCGATGCCCGCGCCCTCGGCCGGGCCGCGCCCGCCAAAGGGCTCGCCCGGGAAGCCTGCCCCTACGCGGAGGGGACGGAGGCGCGCGCGCTCTGGCTGGCCGGTTACGACGCGGCCCTGGCGGAGGGCGAGACGCCCGTGACCGGCGGTCTCGCCAAGCACCCGGTCGACGGGTCGGCCCGCTGA